A genomic stretch from Helianthus annuus cultivar XRQ/B chromosome 1, HanXRQr2.0-SUNRISE, whole genome shotgun sequence includes:
- the LOC110942347 gene encoding alpha carbonic anhydrase 7, protein MKNMKSNSILSLGFLLFMLIFSHPSSTHAQEVEDQSGFDYLRGSTMGPDRWGAMRNDWSLCSNGTMQSPIDMSSRRVVMVDHPKNLYRNYKPCNATMLNRGHDIMVKWIGDAGSIIINDTEYALKQAHWHSPSEHTINGIRFDMELHMVHLSIDNKIAVIAVLYTIGRPSHFLSRLALNISSMIDRKGMREHSGIVNPREIQMSSRMYYRYIGSLTVPPCTEKVVWTISRRIRTVSIRQVKLLREAVNDYAEHNARPVQPDNLRDILLYAQARERK, encoded by the exons ATGAAGAATATGAAATCAAACTCCATTTTGTCTCTTGGTTTTCTTTTGTTTATGCTTATTTTCTCTCATCCATCATCAACTCATGCTCAAGAAGTTG AGGATCAAAGCGGATTTGATTATTTGAGAGGTAGCACGATGGGGCCGGATAGATGGGGTGCGATGAGGAATGATTGGTCGTTGTGCAGCAATGGGACGATGCAGTCTCCCATTGATATGTCGAGTCGAAGGGTGGTGATGGTGGACCATCCTAAGAATCTATACAGAAACTATAAGCCTTGTAATGCAACCATGCTTAACAGAGGTCATGACATTATG GTTAAATGGATAGGAGATGCAGGATCAATTATCATCAATGACACTGAGTATGCTTTAAAACAAGCACATTGGCACTCACCTTCTGAGCATACCATCAATGGCATAAG GTTTGACATGGAACTACATATGGTCCATTTAAGCATCGACAACAAAATAGCTGTCATTGCTGTACTTTATACAATCGGCAGACCTAGCCATTTTCTTTCTAGG TTGGCTTTAAACATATCATCTATGATAGATCGAAAGGGCATGCGTGAACATAGTGGGATAGTAAATCCTAGAGAGATTCAAATGAGCAGTAGGATGTATTACCGATATATCGGTTCACTCACGGTCCCTCCTTGCACCGAGAAAGTTGTTTGGACCATTAGCAGAAGG ATAAGAACAGTTTCAATACGTCAAGTTAAATTACTTCGGGAGGCTGTAAATGAT TATGCAGAACATAATGCAAGACCAGTACAACCAGACAATCTACGAGACATTCTTCTTTATGCCCAAGCTCGAGAGAGGAAATAG